AATAATCGTGGCACTATAATCCAGAATATAATTTTTCGCGTAAATCACGTCTTATAGCCAACAATAAATTAGATTATTTCTTTACTTTGGGCCGACGCTAGCAAAAATGCATGGAAACTAACGAATACGAACGGTTAGAACAATCGTCGAATAATAGAAACTGGAAAAGCTGGGGACCGTACCTATCCGAGCGGCAATGGGGCACTGTTCGCGAAGATTATAGCCCTAACGGCGATGCCTGGAATTTTGTGTCGCATGATTTAGCCCGCAGCAATGCCTACCGCTGGGGCGAAGAAGGAATTGCCGGTTTTTGCGACCATAAGCAGATTTTATGTTTAGCCCCAGCCTTCTGGAACGGGCAAGACCCGATTTTAAAAGAACGCCTGTTTGGTCTGACTAACGGCCAGGGCAACCACGGCGAAGACGTAAAAGAAATTTACTTCCACCTGGATTCGTCGCCGACGCATTCGTACTGCAAGTATTTATATAAATACCCGCAAACCGCTTTTCCTTACGACGATTTAGTTGAAAAAAATAAACGCGACCGCTGGCAACCCGAATTTGAACTACTGGACACTGATGCTTTTAAAGATAACCGGTATTTTGATATTGTAATTGAATACGCCAAAGCCGATACGCACGATATTTTAATGCAGATAACGGTGCACAACCGGAGCAAAGAAGCCGCTCCCATTCACGTGTTGCCGCATCTGTGGTTCCGGAATTACTGGAAACACAGCCCCGAATATCCCCGGCCAACAATCACAGCCTTATCGCCGGATTGTTTAAAAGCTACTTCCAGCCGCAACGGCGCTTATTTTTTATACCACGAGCTGGAAAGCGAACAACTTTTCTGTGAAAACGAAACCAACAACGAGCGCATTTACCGGTCGGGCAACCCTACGCCATTCGTAAAAGATGGCATCAACGATTACATCGTTAAACAAAAAGCGAGCGTAAACCCCGAAAAGCAAGGTACCAAGGCCGCCATTTGGCTGCAGGCTGTAATCCCGGGCGAATCTTTTAAAATTTTTAAAATCAGGCTGGTTCGAAATCGGGTAATTGACCCCTGGACCAACTTTAACCGCTTGTTTGAGCGCCGGCGCGCCGAAACGGATACGTTTTACCGCGAATTTATATTGCCCGAAAAAATGCCGACCGAACAGCAGAATATCGTCCGGAAGGCTTTTGGCGGCTTACTCTGGACCAAGCAGTTTTATTATTTTGATGTTTACCGCTGGCTCAATGGCGAGTTAAAAGATAAAGCCCCCTTCCGCACCGATAAAAGAAATTCCGGTTGGCAACATTTAACCAACCGCAACATTATTTCGATGCCCGATAAATGGGAATACCCGTGGTACGCCGCCTGGGATTTAGCATTTCATGCTACTACGTTTGCGCACATCGATCCTAACTTTGCCAAGCACCAGTTACTGCTGATGCTCCGGGAATATTATATGCACCCCAATGGCCAGATTCCATCTTACGAATGGAATTTTAGCGATGTAAATCCGCCGGTGCATGCCTGGGGCGTGTGGCAGGTGTACGATATCGATCAGAAAAAAACGGGGGTGCCGGATTTAGATTTCCTGGAACGGGCTTTTCAAAAATTGCTGATGAACTTTACGTGGTGGGTAAACCGCAAAGACGTGAACGGCAACGATGTTTTTGAAGGTGGTTTCCTGGGCCTGGATAATATTGGAGTGTTTGACCGTAACAGTTTGCCCCCGGGCATTAAAAGTTTAGAACAAGCCGATGCTACCAGTTGGATGGCCATGTTTTCGCTGAATATGTTGCGCATGTCGCTGGAGTTGGCCAAACGCAACCCGGCCTATGAAGAATCGGCGGCCAAGTTTTTCCGGCATTTTTTAAGTATTGGTTGGGCCATGGATAATATTGGCGAACGCAATATTTCGCTCTGGGACGACGAAGATAATTTTTACTACGATGCCGTGCAGTTAGATAACGGCAAAAGCGAGCGTTTAAAAATCCGTTCTTTGGTGGGGGTAATTCCGTTGCTGGCCGTGGAGGTTATTAACAGCAAAATCTTTAACCAAATGACCGAGTTTAAGCGCCGGGCGGTAGGCATTATCCGAACCCGCCCGGACCTGGCGCAACTGATTTCGCACATCGAAGTGCAAAATGGCAATGGGTATCATTTGTTCTCGATCATGCGGGGCTTCCGGTTAGAAAACGTTTTAAAACGGCTGTTGGACGAGGCCGAGTTTTTGTCGAACTACGGTATCCGCTCTTTATCAAAATACCACGAGCAAAATCCGTATATGTTTAATTCGCAAGGGCGCCAGCATTCCATTCAGTACGAGCCCGGCGAAAGTACCAGTTCCATGTTCGGGGGTAATTCTAACTGGCGGGGCCCTATCTGGTTTCCTTTAAATTATTTGATTATTCAGAGTTTGCGAAAGTATTATAAATACTACGGCAAAGAATATATTTATGAATTCCCGACAGGTTCCGGCAACAAATTAAATTTACAGCAAATTGCCCGCGAATTAACTAATCGCTTGCTGCACCTTTTCGAGAAAGATGCGAACGGCAAGGTGCATTACCACTCTAACCACGAAGTGTACACCAGCGACCCTCATTTTAAAGATCACCACTTTTTTTATGAGTTTTTCAACGGCGATACCGGGCAAGGCTTAGGCGCCTCGCACCAAACCGGCTGGACTGCGGCCATAGCCAACCTGCTCCTGGAAATGGCCGAAGATGAGGAAGATTAAATTACAAAAATTTTAAAAAGCCGGCTGCGAGTAGATTACGTGCAGCCGGCTTTTTGTTATCTGCGTAAAGTAGCTGGGCTTGCTAAAAGCGAATCTTATAAAATGGGGGTTTATTTTAAATCATTAATAAATTAAATACCCAAATGGCAGTTGTTTATGCTTCGGTAAGGTTAATAGTGGGCAATAACTTATGGGGATGTAACGGGCTGGTTAAACAGGTTCTTTGGCCAAAGCCCAGTGGATTTTTTTCAGTTGGTTAATGTGCCGCTGGGTATGGTAAATAACAAAGTAAACTGCTTCGAGGCGGGTTAAATAGCCGTAAACCGGTATTTTAAAGGCCAGACAAGTTTTACTTAAATCTAAGGATACAATGGCTTTGCTGATTAATTGCTGAACTTCCTGAAATGACTGGAGCAATTCTTCTTTCTGGAAAACGCGGTTTTGGGGCCACACCGAATCAGCCGCTTCTATTTTTAGGTTAACATTTAAAAAATCAGCTTTCATTCGGTTAATAAGTTCATCGGGTGGGCGGTTGGTTTCGGTTGCGGGGCCGGTAAGTATTTCTACAAAACCCATGTTCGAGATAATTAAATGCTCAGCTACCTGGCCGGCAGTCCAGCTACTGGTAAAAGGCACCTGGTTTATTACATCATCTTCAAAAGCGGCGAATTGCTGCTGTAGCGTTAAAGCCGTTTCGTTAAAAGTACTGATAGCTTCCTGAGCAACGGCATGGGCAGAGCTTTCGGGATTAAACTTGGTTTTTACCAGGCAAAGCATTTCATCGTCGTTCAAGTAAATTTCTACGCAGGGTTTGTTTGTATCGCACCGCGGGTCGGCTACCAAATTTTCAAAAATACTTTTTATGGTGTGGGTTTTGGTGCGCCACTCTGATACCCTTATGGCCAGGTAATCGCCTTGCTCCATCAGGTATTTGTTTAAGCCATATGGTTCCGGATTATCTTGGGGTTGCAGGGGGGCGGCTGCCACGTATACCATACCCGCCGGCGTGCATTGGCTGATGCCGTAATATGGCCTGCTAGGATCAACGGGTAACATACTGATTAATTTATCGAAAGCGGCTTCGATGTGGTTCGGAAAAGTTTCTACCGGAAAGCCGTACAATGTTAAGTTCTGGTCTAATTTATAAATTTCCATTTTTTAAATTTTTTGTCTATCAAATAGCTTTAGCTATAGTTAAGCTTGCTTCTCTTGTAATACCGACAATATATTGCTCGCCGGATCTTTAAACCAGGCCACATCTACCTGAGGGTTGCGTGAGATGTGGTTTTCATCTGTACCATAGGCGGGATTCTGGTAGTTTTCAAAAATTACGTTCCGGCTTTTTAGCTCCCGCACAGCTTCATCGATGTTATTTACCCGAAAGTTAAGAATGGTAAAAGTGGCGGGTTCGTGGTTAGGCTTCGGGTAAATTAAAACCGAGGTGCTTTCGGCGAGGTGCAGGTGTAACAAGCCCATAACCTTATCTTCGGTAACTTCTAATTGTAAAACCTGGCTGTAAAACTGTTTGGCTTTTTCCAGATCGTCCACGGAAAAACTGCTGAATGCTGGCGTGTTTTTAAACATAGAAATTGCTTTAATCACAAAGGTTATAATAGGATGTAAGTCATCGAAATTTTTAAAAATCGTCGGGCAACACCTCGGCTTCGTAGCCAAATTCGCCTAAAAGTTTTATCAGGCAGCTAGCCCGGATAAACTCGTGGGTGCTGGCTACCCGCAAAATTTTGTCGCAATCTTCCAGGTCGAAGTTAGCCCGGTAGCCTTGGAAAGCCTGGTGAATGTGATCAACCAGAATAACCGCATGATCCCGGTCTTGCACGTTGGTTTTAAACACTTCTACCATACACAATGCTTTGCTGCTGTTGATTAATTAGTTTAGTAGCGAAATAGAAATAAAAGCAAAAAGATAAATTAGTTGCCAGATAAACTCATTTGCGGAAGGTTTTCGGAATCGCGGGCTTTTTGCAGCTTGTGGTAATACCCATAGGAGCCGGCTACCAACAAAATAGGAAGCAGAATGGGTAACCAGTTGGCGGGGGCGTCGCCGCGGCTGAAATGCGAATACATGGCTCCCACTAAATCGAATATTAAGCCGGCGTAGGCCCATTCTTTCAGGCGCGGGTAGCCCGGAATAAGAATCGCAAAAATGCCCAGCAACTTCGCTACGCCCAAAAAAGGAACCAAGTAAGCCGGATAACCCAAACGGGTAACGTAATCAACGGCTTCCTGCGCCGAGATGGCATCGAAAATAGAACCAAAGCCCAACAGGGCGGCTACCAAACCGGTAAAAATCCAGTAAATTATTTTAGTCTTTTTCATGAGTTTTAAAATTTTTGGATGATTTATGTTTAATAAGTTAATAGCGGGAAATACCCCCCGAATGAGTGCAGCCGGAATGGTTATTTTTTAAATTTTTAAATTTTAACTGGTTTATTTTGGCCCTAAGCGTTTGATAAATAAGGTTTATTGCTGCTTGTATTTGCTGAAAACCTAAGGTAAAGATAGGCCAAACCTGGTGCTGGAACGGGGGTAAATTACGACAGAAAAAGGGGATTTTACGACAATCATTAGCCTGGCTCTACAACCAAGTATAAGTCATTTGGTGGGGTCAGTCGGGCTTTGTTTTGCCTGAGAAATAAAATAATTCTTAAAGGATAAGCTGCGTGGCGGCAATTTTAATTAGCGGCGGCAACTCAGGAATTTTAAAATTAAAAAATGGCTGCCTTAAGCCGGAATGTTAGGGTCGTAGCTAATCATCCATTGTACGCCATACGGATCGGTGAGCATGCCAAAATAGGCGCCCCAAAACTCTTTGTGCATCGGCATGGTTGCTTGTCCGCCCGCCGAAAGGGCTTGAAACAAGCGATCGGCTTCGGCTTCGCTGTCCGGACTAAGCGATAACTGAAAATTAGTGCCGGGTTTAAATGAGTGGCCCATAGCTTCCAGGGCATCGGTCGCCATTAAAATATTATTTGGCCCGATGGGCAAAGCAATGTGCATGATTTTTTCCTGGTCTTCGGCTGAAAGGTGGGTGCCCTGACCGGTGTCTTTAAACCGGATTAAGTTAGCAAACTCGCCACCAAATACCGATTTGTAAAAGTTAAAAGCCGCTTCGGCGGTACCGTTAAAGTTGAGATACGGATTTAGTTTTACCATAAACCAAAAATTAAAAATTTTAAAAAATAGTCAGTTAAATAGTTTAAACCGAAGGTGTAGAATGGCTGCCAACGCCGATTTGGGTTTTTGAATGGCCTTATGTTACCGGAAGATACGCGCAAACTTTGTAATTATCGGTAACCGGCTACGGGTATTGTTGCTTGTATTAAAAACTGTAAAGTTTCTGAGGATATAAATTTAGTTAAGCTTTTGCTTTAAAAGCCAGGTAAATACGCAATCTTTAGTTTTTAGAAACGGGAGTTTGTTCCAGTACGCTTTTCAGGGCGTTTAAACTAACTTCTAAATCTTTACCCAGCAGGCCATCCATAAATAAATGCATTAAATTAAACGGGTACGGATTGCCGCCGGCCATGCCCCAGGTAACTTTGGTTTGGTTTGGCGAGAGCGCTTCGGTGGTAAAGGGGGCTTGCGCCACGCTTGCAAACGGCCGGATAAAGCGCACTTCTACTTCCAACTTTTCGCCTTCGGTAATGGCTTTAATTTCCTGCTCGCCTTCACCGGCTTTGTCGTTGCCGTTCCAGGCGTAAACAAAGCCTACGGTGCCATCGGTACCGCGGTAGTCTTTTTGCATGTTGGGGTCAGCCCGTACCCATTTACTGTAGTTTTCCTGATTTTTTAAATGTTTAATGTACCCGAATACTTCTGCTTTGGGTTTGTTAATGGTTATTTCGCGTTTAATAAAATATTGCTTTCGCACAAACAAAGCCGCTATTAACAAAAACACAACCACCGCTACTATTCCGGTTAAGATATTTACCAGCATTTTTATTTTAGTTTGGGATAGATAAATCGGTTAAATTTAAAAATTTCTGCATTTACTTTTCTAAAATTCAGGAAGTAAGCGCCAGCCGCAAGGCAGTTGTTTTTACTACCGGTTTAATGAAAAAAACACTTTAAATAAACTGGTAGAATATACCAGATCCGTAGGTTTAGTTTTCAGCTAATTCTTTAATTTTTTGAAAAGCCCGGTTCCAGGAGGCCTGCATCATTTCTAAATATTCTGCGCCCATATCGGCTTCTACCTCTAAGCGGGTGCGGCCATTCAAATCCACGAGACGGTATATTTCGCGGCCACCTTTTACCGCTTCAGCTTCCGGACTAGAATAATCTTCCTGGCCGTTGTTTACAATGCCCTGGTACACCAGCGAGAGCAGTTGATGGGGTTGGTTGGCAATTATTTTGGCGACAATGCCGCACTCCGTTTTATCTTTAAATAAGGCTTTGCTTCCTTCCTGCCAATCGGTTTCGGCGTAAGTGCCTTCCATAAATTCGGCGTACCACTGGCGGTTATATTCGTCCTGGGTTAATACTTGCCATACTTTTTCGGTAGGGGCGTTTAATTCAATAACATCTTTTAATACTTGCGTTTCCATCGTTTTTAGTTTTTAGTTTATAAATAGATTAGGAATAAATTTAAAAATCAGGTAGTTATATTGGTAGATGTAAAATAAACTATCGGCATCACTAAGACTAAAATTTAAAAATTTTAAATTTTTACTGCTTTCTTGTTATTACAAACTTACAGCGAAGTTTTGCCAAATAGGGGGTACATTTCCGACATAAAACAGGGTAAATTGCGACAATTTTCTTTTGCTTTACTAATTTCTTTAGTAAATTCGGGCTGCACCTAATTACCTGTTTACCACTATGAAACACATATCTATCCTGGTTCCCAAAGGCGCTATTCTGGGCAGCATCGAAGGCCCGCGCCAAGTATTTACCGAAGTAAATAAGCTATTAAAGAGTATGGGCAAACCGGCCTTATTTCAGGTGCAATTAGTGGGTTTGGTAAAGGAAGTTCCGGCGGCCGGCGGCATCTACACGGTTTATACCGATGTATTGGCTCCCGATGTTAAAAAGACTGATTTAATAATTATTCCGGCGCTGGATGGCGATATGGTAAAAACACTGGAAACTAACCGGGAATTTATACCTTGGGTGGTGCAGCAATACCAAAATGGGGCCGAAGTAGGTAGTTTATGCGTGGGCGCGTTTTTGCTGGCTTCTACGGGTTTGGTAAACGGCCGGAAATGCGCCACGCACTGGATGGCGGCCAAAGATTTCCGGAAAATGTTTCCGGAAGTAAACCTGGTAGAAGATAAAATTATTACCGACGAGCAAGGCATTTACTCTAGCGGCGGCGCTTTTTCTTACCTGAATCTAATTTTATACCTTATCGAAAAATACGTGGGCCGCGACATTGCCGTATTTATGTCCAAAGCCTTCCAGATTGATATTGAACGGAAAAGCCAATCGCCGTTTGTGATTTTTAACGGC
The sequence above is a segment of the Adhaeribacter swui genome. Coding sequences within it:
- a CDS encoding DoxX family protein; this translates as MKKTKIIYWIFTGLVAALLGFGSIFDAISAQEAVDYVTRLGYPAYLVPFLGVAKLLGIFAILIPGYPRLKEWAYAGLIFDLVGAMYSHFSRGDAPANWLPILLPILLVAGSYGYYHKLQKARDSENLPQMSLSGN
- a CDS encoding VOC family protein; the encoded protein is MIKAISMFKNTPAFSSFSVDDLEKAKQFYSQVLQLEVTEDKVMGLLHLHLAESTSVLIYPKPNHEPATFTILNFRVNNIDEAVRELKSRNVIFENYQNPAYGTDENHISRNPQVDVAWFKDPASNILSVLQEKQA
- a CDS encoding DinB family protein, producing the protein MEIYKLDQNLTLYGFPVETFPNHIEAAFDKLISMLPVDPSRPYYGISQCTPAGMVYVAAAPLQPQDNPEPYGLNKYLMEQGDYLAIRVSEWRTKTHTIKSIFENLVADPRCDTNKPCVEIYLNDDEMLCLVKTKFNPESSAHAVAQEAISTFNETALTLQQQFAAFEDDVINQVPFTSSWTAGQVAEHLIISNMGFVEILTGPATETNRPPDELINRMKADFLNVNLKIEAADSVWPQNRVFQKEELLQSFQEVQQLISKAIVSLDLSKTCLAFKIPVYGYLTRLEAVYFVIYHTQRHINQLKKIHWALAKEPV
- a CDS encoding SRPBCC family protein, with the protein product METQVLKDVIELNAPTEKVWQVLTQDEYNRQWYAEFMEGTYAETDWQEGSKALFKDKTECGIVAKIIANQPHQLLSLVYQGIVNNGQEDYSSPEAEAVKGGREIYRLVDLNGRTRLEVEADMGAEYLEMMQASWNRAFQKIKELAEN
- a CDS encoding MGH1-like glycoside hydrolase domain-containing protein codes for the protein METNEYERLEQSSNNRNWKSWGPYLSERQWGTVREDYSPNGDAWNFVSHDLARSNAYRWGEEGIAGFCDHKQILCLAPAFWNGQDPILKERLFGLTNGQGNHGEDVKEIYFHLDSSPTHSYCKYLYKYPQTAFPYDDLVEKNKRDRWQPEFELLDTDAFKDNRYFDIVIEYAKADTHDILMQITVHNRSKEAAPIHVLPHLWFRNYWKHSPEYPRPTITALSPDCLKATSSRNGAYFLYHELESEQLFCENETNNERIYRSGNPTPFVKDGINDYIVKQKASVNPEKQGTKAAIWLQAVIPGESFKIFKIRLVRNRVIDPWTNFNRLFERRRAETDTFYREFILPEKMPTEQQNIVRKAFGGLLWTKQFYYFDVYRWLNGELKDKAPFRTDKRNSGWQHLTNRNIISMPDKWEYPWYAAWDLAFHATTFAHIDPNFAKHQLLLMLREYYMHPNGQIPSYEWNFSDVNPPVHAWGVWQVYDIDQKKTGVPDLDFLERAFQKLLMNFTWWVNRKDVNGNDVFEGGFLGLDNIGVFDRNSLPPGIKSLEQADATSWMAMFSLNMLRMSLELAKRNPAYEESAAKFFRHFLSIGWAMDNIGERNISLWDDEDNFYYDAVQLDNGKSERLKIRSLVGVIPLLAVEVINSKIFNQMTEFKRRAVGIIRTRPDLAQLISHIEVQNGNGYHLFSIMRGFRLENVLKRLLDEAEFLSNYGIRSLSKYHEQNPYMFNSQGRQHSIQYEPGESTSSMFGGNSNWRGPIWFPLNYLIIQSLRKYYKYYGKEYIYEFPTGSGNKLNLQQIARELTNRLLHLFEKDANGKVHYHSNHEVYTSDPHFKDHHFFYEFFNGDTGQGLGASHQTGWTAAIANLLLEMAEDEED
- a CDS encoding GlxA family transcriptional regulator — protein: MKHISILVPKGAILGSIEGPRQVFTEVNKLLKSMGKPALFQVQLVGLVKEVPAAGGIYTVYTDVLAPDVKKTDLIIIPALDGDMVKTLETNREFIPWVVQQYQNGAEVGSLCVGAFLLASTGLVNGRKCATHWMAAKDFRKMFPEVNLVEDKIITDEQGIYSSGGAFSYLNLILYLIEKYVGRDIAVFMSKAFQIDIERKSQSPFVIFNGQKDHEDEVIKKAQEIIENSVTEKITVDQLADTLALSRRNLERRFKKATANTVVEYIQRVKMEAAKMSLETSRENVNEVMYNVGYSDPKAFRDTFKKITGLSPVQYRSKYNRELVAA
- a CDS encoding VOC family protein translates to MVKLNPYLNFNGTAEAAFNFYKSVFGGEFANLIRFKDTGQGTHLSAEDQEKIMHIALPIGPNNILMATDALEAMGHSFKPGTNFQLSLSPDSEAEADRLFQALSAGGQATMPMHKEFWGAYFGMLTDPYGVQWMISYDPNIPA
- a CDS encoding SRPBCC family protein, with the protein product MLVNILTGIVAVVVFLLIAALFVRKQYFIKREITINKPKAEVFGYIKHLKNQENYSKWVRADPNMQKDYRGTDGTVGFVYAWNGNDKAGEGEQEIKAITEGEKLEVEVRFIRPFASVAQAPFTTEALSPNQTKVTWGMAGGNPYPFNLMHLFMDGLLGKDLEVSLNALKSVLEQTPVSKN